A window of the Zeugodacus cucurbitae isolate PBARC_wt_2022May chromosome 2, idZeuCucr1.2, whole genome shotgun sequence genome harbors these coding sequences:
- the LOC105210052 gene encoding G protein-activated inward rectifier potassium channel 3 isoform X3, which produces MQHLIAKMLLLLMFFIIFTWLPLQSIWYRQTRFSSRRVRKRVIFKHGECNVVQGNVAKRRRRYLQDIFTTLVDAQWRWTMLVFALSFLISWSLFAFVWWVIAYAHGDFEYIYNRDFYPERNENVTHRMCVTEVRSFVSAFLYSVETQTTIGYGNRYVTEECPEALFIICLQCILGVFIQAFMVGIVFAKLSRPKKRAQTLLFSRNAVICHRDGVPCLMFRVGDMRKSHIIEAHVRAQIIRKKVTKEGEILPFYQQELTVGADGGEDRLMFIWPTTIVHKIDRNSPLYMLSASDMLKERFEVVCMLEGVIESTGMTTQARSSFLPSEILWGHRFVNVVSFRKETGEYEVDYTLFNNTYDVDTPLCSAKQLDDVKAEYAKNSKLGLERAFSAGLMHIPSTISVDRLDPNSDESLDSRLHTRNNSIPNGVLAEEMQPLNYGGGSTNGSYHYVPPSFTVGGSAIQIPSLALSTNLHSINEKTNSGSSSSSSTNNLTINPTFTPNTLSPAMAETTFKNNNSSNQDTSNDSRNGGGGSSKKTPSSSRRLSIKQDQLSVDSIC; this is translated from the exons ATGCagcatttaatagcaaaaatgtTGCTTCTACTGatgtttttcataattttcacttGGCTTCCGCTACAAAGCATTtg GTATCGACAGACACGTTTCAGTTCACGGCGTGTGCGGAAACGTGTTATTTTCAAGCATGGTGAGTGTAATGTGGTTCAAGGCAATGTGGCGAAACGTCGACGCAGATATTTACAG GACATTTTCACCACGCTGGTTGATGCGCAATGGCGTTGGACAATGCTCGTATTTGCGCTCAGTTTTCTCATCTCGTGGTCGCTATTCGCATTCGTTTGGTGGGTGATCGCTTATGCACATGGTGATTTCGAATATATTTACAATCGTGATTTCTACCCCGAACGCAATGAAAATGTAACGCATCGTATGTGTGTAACGGAGGTGCGTAGCTTTGTCTCGGCCTTTCTCTATTCGGTTGAGACACAAACGACCATCGGCTATGGCAATCGCTATGTAACAGAGGAGTGTCCAGAGGCTCTTTTCATCATATGTCTACAATGTATTTTAGGCGTTTTCATACAAGCATTTATGGTCGGCATTGTGTTTGCGAAATTGTCGCGTCCCAAGAAACGCGCACAAACTTTGCTCTTCTCGCGAAATGCTGTGATTTGTCATCGGGATGGGGTGCCATGTCTGATGTTCCGGGTGGGTGATATGCGAAAGAGTCATATTATTGAGGCGCACGTTCGGGCGCAGATCATAAGGAAGAAG GTTACAAAGGAAGGCGAAATATTACCGTTCTATCAGCAAGAGCTGACAGTCGGCGCAGATGGAGGCGAAGATCGCCTAATGTTCATTTGGCCCACAACAATTGTGCACAAAATCGATCGTAATAGTCCGTTGTATATGCTTTCGGCATCGGACATGTTGAAGGAACGTTTTGAGGTTGTCTGTATGTTGG AGGGCGTCATAGAGTCCACCGGCATGACAACACAAGCCCGTAGCAGCTTTCTACCATCGGAGATTCTATGGGGTCATCGTTTTGTGAATGTGGTGTCGTTTCGCAAGGAAACCGGTGAATACGAAGTGGACTACACATTGTTCAATAACACCTATGATGTGGATACACCACTTTGTAGCGCCAAACAATTGGATGATGTGAAGGCCGAATATGCGAAGAATTCCAAGTTGGGCTTAG AACGCGCTTTTTCCGCCGGTCTCATGCATATACCGTCCACCATATCCGTGGATCGTTTAGACCCGAATAGCGATGAGTCGTTGGACTCACGTCTGCACACACGCAATAATTCCATCCCCAATGGGGTGCTAGCCGAGGAAATGCAACCGCTAAATTATGGTGGCGGCAGCACAAACGGCAGCTATCATTATGTGCCACCCTCGTTCACCGTTGGTGGCTCTGCCATACAAATACCCTCGTTGGCACTCTCCACAAATCTACATAGTATTAATGAGAAAACCAAttccggcagcagcagcagcagcagcactaaTAATCTCACCATTAATCCCACCTTCACACCAAATACACTCTCACCAGCAATGGCGGAgacaacatttaaaaataacaacagtAGTAATCAGGATACAAGTAATGACAGTAGGaatggtggtggtggcagcAGCAAGAAGACACCATCAAGTAGTCGACGATTATCCATCAAACAAGATCAATTATCGGTCGATTCGATATGTTAA
- the LOC105210052 gene encoding G protein-activated inward rectifier potassium channel 3 isoform X2, with the protein MCFFGTQFAYKMPEIKRNLSRLSMLMFRPTHSSEPGWRAELLRYRQTRFSSRRVRKRVIFKHGECNVVQGNVAKRRRRYLQDIFTTLVDAQWRWTMLVFALSFLISWSLFAFVWWVIAYAHGDFEYIYNRDFYPERNENVTHRMCVTEVRSFVSAFLYSVETQTTIGYGNRYVTEECPEALFIICLQCILGVFIQAFMVGIVFAKLSRPKKRAQTLLFSRNAVICHRDGVPCLMFRVGDMRKSHIIEAHVRAQIIRKKVTKEGEILPFYQQELTVGADGGEDRLMFIWPTTIVHKIDRNSPLYMLSASDMLKERFEVVCMLEGVIESTGMTTQARSSFLPSEILWGHRFVNVVSFRKETGEYEVDYTLFNNTYDVDTPLCSAKQLDDVKAEYAKNSKLGLERAFSAGLMHIPSTISVDRLDPNSDESLDSRLHTRNNSIPNGVLAEEMQPLNYGGGSTNGSYHYVPPSFTVGGSAIQIPSLALSTNLHSINEKTNSGSSSSSSTNNLTINPTFTPNTLSPAMAETTFKNNNSSNQDTSNDSRNGGGGSSKKTPSSSRRLSIKQDQLSVDSIC; encoded by the exons GTATCGACAGACACGTTTCAGTTCACGGCGTGTGCGGAAACGTGTTATTTTCAAGCATGGTGAGTGTAATGTGGTTCAAGGCAATGTGGCGAAACGTCGACGCAGATATTTACAG GACATTTTCACCACGCTGGTTGATGCGCAATGGCGTTGGACAATGCTCGTATTTGCGCTCAGTTTTCTCATCTCGTGGTCGCTATTCGCATTCGTTTGGTGGGTGATCGCTTATGCACATGGTGATTTCGAATATATTTACAATCGTGATTTCTACCCCGAACGCAATGAAAATGTAACGCATCGTATGTGTGTAACGGAGGTGCGTAGCTTTGTCTCGGCCTTTCTCTATTCGGTTGAGACACAAACGACCATCGGCTATGGCAATCGCTATGTAACAGAGGAGTGTCCAGAGGCTCTTTTCATCATATGTCTACAATGTATTTTAGGCGTTTTCATACAAGCATTTATGGTCGGCATTGTGTTTGCGAAATTGTCGCGTCCCAAGAAACGCGCACAAACTTTGCTCTTCTCGCGAAATGCTGTGATTTGTCATCGGGATGGGGTGCCATGTCTGATGTTCCGGGTGGGTGATATGCGAAAGAGTCATATTATTGAGGCGCACGTTCGGGCGCAGATCATAAGGAAGAAG GTTACAAAGGAAGGCGAAATATTACCGTTCTATCAGCAAGAGCTGACAGTCGGCGCAGATGGAGGCGAAGATCGCCTAATGTTCATTTGGCCCACAACAATTGTGCACAAAATCGATCGTAATAGTCCGTTGTATATGCTTTCGGCATCGGACATGTTGAAGGAACGTTTTGAGGTTGTCTGTATGTTGG AGGGCGTCATAGAGTCCACCGGCATGACAACACAAGCCCGTAGCAGCTTTCTACCATCGGAGATTCTATGGGGTCATCGTTTTGTGAATGTGGTGTCGTTTCGCAAGGAAACCGGTGAATACGAAGTGGACTACACATTGTTCAATAACACCTATGATGTGGATACACCACTTTGTAGCGCCAAACAATTGGATGATGTGAAGGCCGAATATGCGAAGAATTCCAAGTTGGGCTTAG AACGCGCTTTTTCCGCCGGTCTCATGCATATACCGTCCACCATATCCGTGGATCGTTTAGACCCGAATAGCGATGAGTCGTTGGACTCACGTCTGCACACACGCAATAATTCCATCCCCAATGGGGTGCTAGCCGAGGAAATGCAACCGCTAAATTATGGTGGCGGCAGCACAAACGGCAGCTATCATTATGTGCCACCCTCGTTCACCGTTGGTGGCTCTGCCATACAAATACCCTCGTTGGCACTCTCCACAAATCTACATAGTATTAATGAGAAAACCAAttccggcagcagcagcagcagcagcactaaTAATCTCACCATTAATCCCACCTTCACACCAAATACACTCTCACCAGCAATGGCGGAgacaacatttaaaaataacaacagtAGTAATCAGGATACAAGTAATGACAGTAGGaatggtggtggtggcagcAGCAAGAAGACACCATCAAGTAGTCGACGATTATCCATCAAACAAGATCAATTATCGGTCGATTCGATATGTTAA
- the LOC105210052 gene encoding G protein-activated inward rectifier potassium channel 3 isoform X4, giving the protein MKRLMTWERDLVDAMYGYRQTRFSSRRVRKRVIFKHGECNVVQGNVAKRRRRYLQDIFTTLVDAQWRWTMLVFALSFLISWSLFAFVWWVIAYAHGDFEYIYNRDFYPERNENVTHRMCVTEVRSFVSAFLYSVETQTTIGYGNRYVTEECPEALFIICLQCILGVFIQAFMVGIVFAKLSRPKKRAQTLLFSRNAVICHRDGVPCLMFRVGDMRKSHIIEAHVRAQIIRKKVTKEGEILPFYQQELTVGADGGEDRLMFIWPTTIVHKIDRNSPLYMLSASDMLKERFEVVCMLEGVIESTGMTTQARSSFLPSEILWGHRFVNVVSFRKETGEYEVDYTLFNNTYDVDTPLCSAKQLDDVKAEYAKNSKLGLERAFSAGLMHIPSTISVDRLDPNSDESLDSRLHTRNNSIPNGVLAEEMQPLNYGGGSTNGSYHYVPPSFTVGGSAIQIPSLALSTNLHSINEKTNSGSSSSSSTNNLTINPTFTPNTLSPAMAETTFKNNNSSNQDTSNDSRNGGGGSSKKTPSSSRRLSIKQDQLSVDSIC; this is encoded by the exons GTATCGACAGACACGTTTCAGTTCACGGCGTGTGCGGAAACGTGTTATTTTCAAGCATGGTGAGTGTAATGTGGTTCAAGGCAATGTGGCGAAACGTCGACGCAGATATTTACAG GACATTTTCACCACGCTGGTTGATGCGCAATGGCGTTGGACAATGCTCGTATTTGCGCTCAGTTTTCTCATCTCGTGGTCGCTATTCGCATTCGTTTGGTGGGTGATCGCTTATGCACATGGTGATTTCGAATATATTTACAATCGTGATTTCTACCCCGAACGCAATGAAAATGTAACGCATCGTATGTGTGTAACGGAGGTGCGTAGCTTTGTCTCGGCCTTTCTCTATTCGGTTGAGACACAAACGACCATCGGCTATGGCAATCGCTATGTAACAGAGGAGTGTCCAGAGGCTCTTTTCATCATATGTCTACAATGTATTTTAGGCGTTTTCATACAAGCATTTATGGTCGGCATTGTGTTTGCGAAATTGTCGCGTCCCAAGAAACGCGCACAAACTTTGCTCTTCTCGCGAAATGCTGTGATTTGTCATCGGGATGGGGTGCCATGTCTGATGTTCCGGGTGGGTGATATGCGAAAGAGTCATATTATTGAGGCGCACGTTCGGGCGCAGATCATAAGGAAGAAG GTTACAAAGGAAGGCGAAATATTACCGTTCTATCAGCAAGAGCTGACAGTCGGCGCAGATGGAGGCGAAGATCGCCTAATGTTCATTTGGCCCACAACAATTGTGCACAAAATCGATCGTAATAGTCCGTTGTATATGCTTTCGGCATCGGACATGTTGAAGGAACGTTTTGAGGTTGTCTGTATGTTGG AGGGCGTCATAGAGTCCACCGGCATGACAACACAAGCCCGTAGCAGCTTTCTACCATCGGAGATTCTATGGGGTCATCGTTTTGTGAATGTGGTGTCGTTTCGCAAGGAAACCGGTGAATACGAAGTGGACTACACATTGTTCAATAACACCTATGATGTGGATACACCACTTTGTAGCGCCAAACAATTGGATGATGTGAAGGCCGAATATGCGAAGAATTCCAAGTTGGGCTTAG AACGCGCTTTTTCCGCCGGTCTCATGCATATACCGTCCACCATATCCGTGGATCGTTTAGACCCGAATAGCGATGAGTCGTTGGACTCACGTCTGCACACACGCAATAATTCCATCCCCAATGGGGTGCTAGCCGAGGAAATGCAACCGCTAAATTATGGTGGCGGCAGCACAAACGGCAGCTATCATTATGTGCCACCCTCGTTCACCGTTGGTGGCTCTGCCATACAAATACCCTCGTTGGCACTCTCCACAAATCTACATAGTATTAATGAGAAAACCAAttccggcagcagcagcagcagcagcactaaTAATCTCACCATTAATCCCACCTTCACACCAAATACACTCTCACCAGCAATGGCGGAgacaacatttaaaaataacaacagtAGTAATCAGGATACAAGTAATGACAGTAGGaatggtggtggtggcagcAGCAAGAAGACACCATCAAGTAGTCGACGATTATCCATCAAACAAGATCAATTATCGGTCGATTCGATATGTTAA